From Armatimonadota bacterium, the proteins below share one genomic window:
- a CDS encoding SpoIIE family protein phosphatase, which translates to MERWRAAVAAMSRPPHIDIKLEEAVRSLIEAHSRFRAGSAPDLAQDVYRTAYALAHTALEDMGQRAVVAAFRDALENSIAGKDAHAEGAINDNLAFFGVLSDAYWQAYVDNLKRTIRNQAAENTAKELHLAKYIQQYLLPKKIPVIDGYEFAGRLVPASEVGGDYWSVKFYPEDGIVTFKLADIAGHGIASATLVAAVKFISGGYYPAAKTAAAVMNQTNHVLVKETPSDILVTMIYGWLHPESGDINIVNAGHSPIFIQRGEECIDIPPTGPVLGLAEKRYGERRLHLEPKDVVFTCSDGITEARRGKEMFGVERVKRIVADNRGLHAEELIDAVIAEVENFSGGPTDDLSVLVIRVLDNAIPPFR; encoded by the coding sequence ATGGAGCGTTGGCGGGCCGCGGTGGCTGCGATGTCGCGCCCCCCGCACATCGACATCAAGCTTGAAGAGGCTGTTCGCTCGCTCATCGAAGCGCATTCGCGCTTCCGTGCCGGCAGCGCGCCCGACCTGGCTCAGGATGTCTACCGCACCGCGTATGCGCTCGCCCATACGGCCCTCGAGGATATGGGGCAGCGGGCAGTCGTCGCGGCCTTCCGCGATGCCCTCGAGAACTCCATAGCCGGCAAAGACGCGCACGCCGAGGGGGCGATCAATGACAATCTCGCCTTCTTTGGCGTTCTGAGCGACGCGTACTGGCAAGCTTATGTCGATAACCTGAAGCGGACGATCCGCAACCAGGCCGCCGAGAACACCGCGAAGGAATTGCACCTCGCCAAATACATCCAGCAGTATTTGCTCCCGAAAAAGATCCCTGTTATCGACGGATACGAGTTCGCGGGTCGCCTCGTCCCAGCGTCCGAAGTCGGCGGCGACTACTGGAGCGTCAAGTTCTACCCGGAAGACGGGATCGTTACATTCAAACTTGCGGACATTGCCGGTCACGGAATCGCCAGCGCGACGCTCGTAGCGGCCGTCAAATTCATCTCCGGTGGCTATTACCCGGCCGCGAAGACCGCCGCCGCCGTCATGAATCAGACGAATCACGTTCTCGTGAAGGAAACACCCAGCGACATCCTGGTAACGATGATCTACGGATGGCTCCACCCCGAGAGTGGCGATATCAACATCGTGAACGCCGGTCACAGCCCGATCTTCATCCAGCGCGGCGAGGAGTGCATCGACATTCCACCGACCGGACCGGTGCTCGGTTTGGCCGAAAAGCGCTATGGAGAGCGCCGGCTTCACCTGGAGCCCAAGGATGTCGTCTTCACGTGCAGCGACGGCATCACGGAAGCCCGTCGCGGCAAGGAGATGTTCGGCGTCGAGCGCGTCAAGCGAATCGTGGCCGATAACCGGGGGCTTCACGCCGAGGAACTCATCGATGCGGTGATCGCGGAGGTGGAGAATTTCTCGGGCGGCCCCACGGACGATCTCAGCGTGCTGGTGATTCGGGTGCTCGATAACGCCATTCCGCCATTCCGCTAG
- a CDS encoding rhodanese-like domain-containing protein — translation MPLKRTFADICAEAKTRIREIEPEEVLDRLNEPGREWVLIDVREHDEFRAGHMPGARGIGRGVIEYHIADEVPDTDKEIVLYCRGGNRSALSADSLRHMGYTNVLSMRGGWREWEEKGYPVSHEGEPIRH, via the coding sequence ATGCCTCTGAAGCGCACATTTGCGGACATCTGCGCGGAGGCGAAGACGCGCATCCGCGAGATCGAGCCCGAGGAAGTGCTGGATCGCCTCAATGAACCCGGCCGGGAGTGGGTGTTGATCGACGTTCGCGAGCACGACGAGTTCCGCGCCGGCCACATGCCGGGCGCGCGCGGCATCGGCAGGGGGGTGATTGAGTACCACATCGCCGATGAAGTCCCTGACACGGACAAGGAGATCGTGCTGTACTGCCGTGGCGGCAACCGGTCGGCCCTGTCCGCCGACAGCCTCCGGCACATGGGCTACACGAACGTGCTGTCGATGCGCGGCGGCTGGCGCGAATGGGAAGAGAAGGGGTACCCCGTGAGCCACGAGGGCGAGCCGATCAGGCACTGA
- a CDS encoding D-lyxose/D-mannose family sugar isomerase codes for MPLTKEEWRKYQDYIARTLGELGIVVTAEERENLEVADFGLGDFESQGLGVLTYVNTTRCCAKELVMLPFQTCPQHRHPPVEGEPGKEETFRVRKGICTLYVDDGPPPATLSCEPPTEYCRPLMEVVMRPGEQYTLKPNTWHWFQAGPDGCVVSEFSTRSRDESDVWTDPNIQRTPVVED; via the coding sequence ATGCCGTTGACAAAGGAAGAGTGGCGCAAGTATCAGGATTACATCGCTCGGACGCTGGGCGAACTGGGGATCGTGGTGACGGCCGAGGAGCGCGAGAACCTGGAAGTGGCCGACTTCGGGCTGGGCGACTTTGAATCTCAGGGGCTCGGAGTGCTCACCTACGTGAACACAACCCGGTGCTGCGCCAAGGAATTGGTGATGCTGCCGTTCCAGACGTGTCCCCAGCATCGCCACCCCCCGGTTGAAGGCGAACCGGGCAAGGAAGAGACATTTCGCGTCCGTAAGGGCATCTGTACCCTCTATGTGGATGACGGACCGCCGCCCGCTACATTGTCGTGCGAGCCACCCACGGAGTATTGCCGACCCTTGATGGAAGTTGTGATGAGGCCGGGTGAGCAGTATACGCTCAAGCCGAATACGTGGCACTGGTTCCAGGCAGGGCCGGATGGTTGCGTGGTCAGCGAGTTCAGCACGCGCAGCCGTGACGAAAGCGATGTCTGGACTGACCCCAATATCCAGCGCACTCCGGTGGTGGAGGACTGA
- a CDS encoding TetR/AcrR family transcriptional regulator produces the protein MPRPVGKTRDRMMDVAEVLFQRHGYAGVSVEDVTSALGVKKPNLYNHFRDKSELYVAVRLRRLSRLSSDITAALTAPLRFEQRLEAAVAALMRNPFFLAALVNRESEAFLPGQMRDLLFARSFGAVYEPLTRLLRAGVDNGCLQISPADIPFAYESLIALAAHFGASAPLNGQPEDIAEMADRISRFFLGGVGNAAAPSPGRTLA, from the coding sequence ATGCCAAGGCCCGTTGGGAAGACCAGAGACCGGATGATGGACGTGGCGGAAGTGCTGTTCCAGCGCCACGGATACGCCGGCGTGTCCGTGGAGGACGTAACGTCCGCACTCGGGGTAAAGAAGCCCAATCTCTACAATCACTTTCGCGACAAGAGCGAGCTGTATGTGGCGGTCCGGCTTCGCCGCCTCAGCCGCCTTTCCAGCGATATCACCGCCGCGCTGACGGCGCCGCTCCGCTTCGAGCAAAGGCTGGAAGCGGCCGTTGCGGCGCTCATGCGCAACCCGTTTTTCCTGGCGGCGCTTGTCAACCGGGAGTCCGAGGCATTTCTTCCGGGACAGATGCGCGATCTGCTCTTCGCCCGGTCGTTCGGCGCCGTCTACGAGCCTCTGACGCGACTGCTTCGCGCAGGTGTTGACAACGGCTGCCTGCAGATTTCCCCGGCCGATATCCCGTTCGCATATGAATCGCTGATCGCGCTCGCGGCCCATTTTGGCGCATCCGCACCGTTGAACGGCCAACCCGAGGACATTGCCGAAATGGCGGATCGCATATCGCGGTTTTTCCTCGGCGGAGTGGGCAATGCCGCCGCCCCTTCACCGGGCCGAACCCTGGCGTAA
- a CDS encoding cold-shock protein, translating to MSTGTVKWFNDAKGFGFIGQDDGGEDLFVHFSSIQGSGYKSIREGQPVQYDVQQGRKGLEAINVVPT from the coding sequence ATGTCTACCGGAACCGTAAAGTGGTTCAATGACGCGAAGGGCTTCGGGTTTATCGGCCAAGATGACGGAGGCGAAGACCTCTTCGTTCACTTCTCCAGCATCCAGGGATCGGGCTACAAGAGCATTCGCGAGGGACAGCCCGTCCAGTACGATGTCCAACAGGGCCGCAAGGGGCTCGAAGCGATCAACGTTGTACCTACATAA
- a CDS encoding FliA/WhiG family RNA polymerase sigma factor — protein sequence MIDTTQPAVTQTRKPDVLALWQALKDRGEPEARERLIDHYVYLAKHVVDRLGLRPSGWLGYDDLVSHAILGLIDAIEKFDPSRGVRFETYAVTRIRGAVLDMLRALDWVPREMRRRENEVKAATTSLEAQLGRPAEDHEIASQLGCTLEEYYETIASASQSNVLSLDAYVAESGDESLDPLESLGYHSDDPARHAERQDRKRVLVEGIESLGEQERTVIALYYFEDMTLKEIGAVLNVSESRVCQIHTKAIGRLHGKLVRQREALRAA from the coding sequence ATGATCGATACCACACAGCCAGCAGTCACACAGACGAGGAAGCCGGACGTGCTTGCCCTGTGGCAGGCCCTCAAAGACCGGGGGGAGCCCGAGGCGCGGGAGCGGTTGATAGACCATTACGTTTATCTCGCAAAGCACGTCGTGGACCGCCTCGGCCTTCGCCCCTCCGGCTGGCTGGGATATGATGACCTCGTGAGCCACGCTATCCTTGGCCTGATCGACGCCATCGAGAAATTCGATCCTTCGCGCGGTGTCCGGTTCGAGACCTATGCTGTCACTCGAATACGCGGCGCCGTCCTGGATATGCTGCGAGCGCTGGACTGGGTTCCGCGGGAGATGCGCCGCCGCGAGAACGAGGTGAAGGCCGCCACAACAAGCCTCGAAGCCCAACTCGGCCGGCCGGCCGAAGACCACGAAATCGCAAGCCAACTGGGCTGCACCCTGGAAGAGTACTACGAGACGATCGCGAGCGCGTCCCAAAGCAACGTGCTGAGCCTGGACGCCTATGTCGCCGAAAGCGGCGACGAATCCCTCGATCCCCTCGAATCCCTGGGCTATCACAGCGATGACCCGGCCCGTCACGCGGAACGCCAGGACCGCAAGCGCGTGCTGGTGGAAGGGATTGAATCGCTGGGCGAACAGGAGCGCACCGTAATCGCCCTGTACTACTTCGAGGACATGACGCTCAAGGAGATCGGCGCGGTGCTCAACGTCTCCGAGTCCCGCGTCTGCCAGATCCACACGAAGGCTATCGGGCGCCTCCATGGTAAATTGGTACGCCAGCGCGAAGCCCTGCGGGCAGCGTGA
- a CDS encoding DUF1080 domain-containing protein: MMRRTPLLLLALLAILAGRAPARAAGFEKLFDGKTLNGWKLVDGTGPGYVVQDGLLVCPSDGGGRLFTEKEYSDFVFRCEFKLDKGGNNGVGIRSSYEGDPAYDAMECQILDDDDPQYATLEPGQYCCSIYKVVPAKRGALKPAGQWNAEEITAVGRHIRIKLNGKTVVDADLNKITDPGTLLGHPGFRNERGHIGFLGHGPAAVAFREIYVKDLTKPAKDNRAPDGFTALFDGKDLKGWKGLVADPPTRASMAPQDLSEKTMAATAEALKHWKVVNGQITYDGKNNSLCTVKDYGDFEMLVDWKIEPGGDSGIYLRGSPQVQIWCDPVGSGGLYNNLRNPSKPLRMADNPPEQWNRFRILMIGDRVSVHLNDQLVVNNVEMENYWERDKPIYPVGQIELQHHNSPLFFKNIYIREFAKK, translated from the coding sequence ATGATGCGCAGAACACCCTTGCTGCTTCTCGCCCTGCTGGCCATCCTGGCCGGGCGCGCCCCCGCCCGCGCGGCGGGATTCGAGAAACTGTTCGACGGAAAGACACTCAACGGCTGGAAACTCGTGGACGGCACGGGGCCAGGATACGTGGTGCAGGACGGTCTGCTGGTATGCCCCTCGGACGGCGGTGGCAGGCTATTTACCGAGAAGGAATACTCCGATTTCGTGTTCCGCTGCGAGTTCAAACTGGACAAGGGCGGCAACAACGGCGTCGGAATCCGGTCCTCGTACGAAGGCGACCCGGCCTATGACGCGATGGAATGCCAGATACTGGACGATGACGACCCGCAATATGCCACCTTGGAGCCCGGCCAGTACTGCTGCTCGATCTACAAGGTCGTCCCCGCCAAGCGCGGCGCACTGAAGCCCGCGGGACAGTGGAACGCCGAAGAGATCACCGCCGTAGGACGCCATATCAGGATCAAACTGAACGGCAAGACCGTCGTTGATGCAGACCTGAACAAGATAACCGACCCCGGTACCCTCCTGGGGCACCCCGGATTCCGCAACGAGCGCGGGCATATCGGATTCCTGGGCCACGGCCCGGCCGCGGTGGCGTTCCGCGAGATCTATGTGAAGGACCTCACGAAGCCGGCGAAGGACAATCGAGCGCCGGATGGCTTTACGGCCCTGTTCGACGGCAAGGATCTGAAGGGCTGGAAGGGACTGGTGGCGGATCCTCCCACGCGCGCATCGATGGCGCCTCAGGACCTGTCCGAGAAGACAATGGCCGCCACCGCGGAGGCCCTCAAGCACTGGAAGGTGGTCAACGGACAGATCACCTATGACGGCAAGAACAACAGCCTGTGTACGGTGAAGGATTACGGCGACTTCGAGATGCTGGTGGACTGGAAGATCGAGCCGGGCGGCGACAGCGGCATCTACCTTCGCGGCAGCCCCCAGGTGCAGATCTGGTGCGATCCGGTCGGTTCCGGCGGCCTTTACAACAACCTGCGGAACCCCAGCAAGCCCCTGCGCATGGCGGATAACCCGCCGGAGCAGTGGAACCGGTTCCGCATCCTGATGATCGGCGACCGCGTGTCGGTACACCTGAACGACCAGCTCGTGGTGAACAACGTCGAGATGGAGAACTACTGGGAGCGCGACAAGCCGATCTATCCGGTGGGCCAGATCGAACTCCAGCACCACAACAGCCCGCTCTTCTTCAAGAACATTTACATCCGCGAGTTTGCGAAGAAGTAG
- a CDS encoding transcriptional repressor — MEHQTTISGMTSRRRAVLEAVQQSKGHLTASDIWERARGIEPRISFATVYNAVHYLCDSGLLIEIPFGDGASLYDARTDRHDHARCTRCGGIVDYDCGVATDVIKQVALEKGFLADEVHITVVGVCATCRASG; from the coding sequence ATGGAGCACCAAACAACAATATCCGGTATGACATCCAGGCGAAGAGCGGTACTTGAAGCCGTTCAGCAGAGCAAGGGCCACCTGACGGCATCGGACATCTGGGAGCGCGCCCGTGGCATCGAGCCCAGGATCAGTTTCGCGACCGTCTACAACGCCGTGCACTACCTCTGCGACTCCGGCCTTCTGATCGAGATTCCGTTCGGCGACGGCGCAAGCCTGTACGATGCGCGCACCGACAGGCATGACCACGCGAGGTGTACGCGTTGCGGCGGGATCGTGGATTACGATTGTGGCGTTGCGACCGACGTCATCAAACAGGTCGCCCTCGAGAAGGGGTTCCTGGCCGATGAAGTCCATATCACCGTGGTAGGCGTATGCGCAACGTGCCGCGCATCCGGCTGA
- a CDS encoding peroxiredoxin → MSAKVGQQAPDFTMPSTKNLQTLSETVSKSDYAGQWLVLVFYPLDFTFVCPTELTAIGDRIGEFTDRKASVIGVSTDSVHSHKAWLKLPRSENGVAGLSYPLASDNTHEVSRAYGVLKEDEGIAYRGLFIIGPDGTLEYSVVHNLNVGRSVDEVLRVLDGLQNGGLCPVNWHRGEATLNG, encoded by the coding sequence ATGTCCGCCAAAGTGGGCCAGCAAGCGCCCGATTTTACTATGCCCAGCACGAAGAACCTTCAGACGTTGAGCGAAACCGTTTCCAAGTCGGATTACGCGGGCCAGTGGCTGGTCCTCGTCTTCTATCCGCTGGATTTCACATTCGTTTGCCCGACGGAACTCACGGCGATCGGGGATCGCATCGGGGAATTCACAGACCGCAAAGCGTCCGTCATCGGGGTTTCGACAGACTCGGTGCACAGCCACAAAGCGTGGCTTAAGCTCCCGCGCTCTGAGAACGGGGTAGCCGGCCTCAGCTATCCGCTGGCCTCCGATAACACCCATGAAGTCAGCCGCGCTTACGGCGTGCTGAAAGAGGACGAAGGCATCGCCTACCGCGGGCTCTTTATCATCGGGCCGGACGGGACTCTGGAATACAGTGTCGTTCACAACCTGAACGTCGGACGCAGCGTTGACGAAGTATTGCGTGTCCTTGACGGCCTTCAGAACGGCGGCCTGTGCCCCGTGAACTGGCATCGGGGCGAAGCGACACTCAACGGGTAA
- a CDS encoding sialate O-acetylesterase: protein MKIRALFACIVAGASLSAAYGQNAKPFLSPMFGSHMVLQRGIKAPIWGWTTPGARVSVIIRSTSPGSDLFRGKSASTVAGADGKWLLNIGPLKAGGPYELTVYGPHSVILDDVLVGDVWVGSGQSNMQMSVSSSASADLEIAAAKYPRIRLFTVPDVTALTPQETAGGEWTICSPETVGGFSAAAYFFGRDIQNETKVPIGLISTCWGGTLAEAWTSREALAKIPDFVPALKQLQSSIDNLKPGSPTYEDRLADWWKQTDPGSSTSPGWERPDLKTGGWKTMDIPSAWEDAGLPNLDGVVWFRREFTLSAEAASHDATLHLGPIDDRDVTFVNGVNVGETSVWDAPRIYKVPSSALKAGVNVIAIRVLDTGGAGGITGKPAQVYLEPGSGPEMPLAGPWSYKVSVDLAKSAPLPVRLDSNPNVVTVLYNAMIAPVIPFGIKGAIWYQGEANAGQAYQYRTLLPAMINDWRSRWGVGEFPFYIVQLANFMEVQPVPKDDAWAELREAQSMTAKALPHSGIAVAIDIGNGADIHPKNKQEVGRRLALNALAKDYGQKVEFSGPDYKSLKVEGAKIRLTFTHVAGGLEAKGDKLTGFAIAGADRKFVWADAAIDGDSVVVSAPGVTEPVAVRYAWASNPVCNLYNKASLPASPFRTDDWPGITQPK from the coding sequence GTGAAGATTCGTGCGTTATTTGCCTGCATCGTCGCGGGCGCGTCGCTATCGGCTGCTTATGGCCAGAATGCAAAGCCATTCCTCAGCCCGATGTTCGGCAGCCACATGGTGCTCCAACGCGGCATAAAGGCGCCGATCTGGGGTTGGACAACGCCCGGCGCCAGGGTTTCCGTGATCATCAGAAGCACATCACCTGGGTCTGATTTGTTCCGCGGCAAATCTGCGTCTACCGTCGCGGGCGCCGACGGCAAATGGCTGTTGAACATCGGCCCTCTGAAGGCCGGTGGACCGTATGAGCTCACCGTGTACGGTCCCCACTCCGTCATATTGGACGATGTGCTTGTTGGCGACGTGTGGGTGGGCTCCGGTCAGAGCAACATGCAGATGAGCGTGAGCTCCTCCGCCAGCGCCGATCTGGAAATCGCCGCGGCGAAATACCCCCGTATCCGCCTGTTCACCGTCCCCGACGTGACCGCACTGACCCCGCAGGAGACGGCGGGCGGTGAGTGGACGATATGCTCACCCGAGACTGTGGGCGGCTTTTCGGCGGCGGCCTATTTCTTCGGCCGAGACATTCAGAACGAAACGAAGGTCCCCATCGGTCTGATCTCAACGTGCTGGGGAGGCACCCTGGCGGAGGCCTGGACGAGCCGCGAGGCGCTCGCGAAGATCCCGGATTTCGTGCCTGCGTTGAAGCAATTGCAGAGCAGCATCGACAACCTGAAGCCCGGAAGCCCCACCTATGAGGACCGGCTGGCCGACTGGTGGAAGCAGACCGACCCCGGTTCCAGCACGTCGCCCGGGTGGGAGCGGCCCGATCTCAAGACCGGCGGATGGAAGACGATGGACATCCCGTCGGCCTGGGAAGACGCCGGCCTGCCCAACCTGGACGGGGTTGTCTGGTTCCGCCGCGAGTTCACGCTTTCCGCTGAGGCCGCATCGCACGACGCGACACTCCATCTCGGCCCCATTGACGATCGGGATGTCACGTTCGTGAACGGCGTGAATGTGGGCGAGACTTCAGTCTGGGATGCGCCACGCATTTATAAAGTGCCGTCGTCCGCGCTCAAGGCGGGCGTCAACGTGATCGCCATCCGCGTGCTGGACACCGGTGGCGCGGGCGGGATTACCGGCAAGCCGGCGCAGGTCTACCTCGAGCCTGGGAGCGGCCCCGAGATGCCCCTCGCCGGCCCCTGGAGCTACAAGGTCAGCGTGGACCTGGCAAAATCCGCGCCGCTTCCGGTCCGTTTGGACAGCAATCCCAACGTCGTGACGGTGCTGTATAATGCGATGATCGCCCCGGTGATCCCATTCGGTATCAAGGGCGCTATCTGGTATCAGGGCGAGGCGAACGCGGGACAAGCGTATCAGTACCGCACGCTCCTGCCGGCGATGATCAATGACTGGCGATCACGGTGGGGTGTCGGCGAGTTCCCGTTCTACATCGTTCAGTTGGCCAATTTCATGGAGGTTCAGCCGGTACCGAAGGACGACGCCTGGGCTGAACTCCGCGAAGCCCAGTCGATGACGGCCAAAGCCCTGCCCCATTCCGGCATCGCCGTGGCGATCGACATCGGAAACGGCGCAGACATCCACCCGAAAAACAAGCAGGAAGTCGGCCGGCGGCTTGCGCTGAACGCGCTGGCGAAGGACTACGGTCAGAAGGTCGAATTCAGCGGGCCCGACTACAAATCGTTGAAGGTCGAGGGCGCCAAGATCCGTCTGACGTTCACGCATGTCGCCGGAGGTCTCGAGGCAAAGGGGGATAAGCTCACCGGATTCGCCATCGCCGGCGCGGACCGCAAGTTCGTCTGGGCCGATGCTGC